The Salvelinus fontinalis isolate EN_2023a chromosome 9, ASM2944872v1, whole genome shotgun sequence genome has a window encoding:
- the LOC129862259 gene encoding glycine cleavage system H protein, mitochondrial-like gives MATCVMIRCLSSNFTSAMPVLYSSAQLTPSRLVSKAYVLRTLFTTTRLSSALKFTDKHEWIRVEGEVGTVGISKFAQEALGDVVYCGLPEVGTQLAQTDEFGALESVKAASELYSPLTGEVTEVNTLLADNPGLVNKSCYKDGWLMKMTIANPKELDALMDEKAYERYIRSIED, from the exons ATGGCTACGTGTGTAATGATACGTTGCTTGTCTTCCAACTTTACCTCTGCCATGCCCGTTCTCTACAGTTCGGCACAGCTAACTCCCTCTCGGCTGGTATCAAAGGCATATGTACTACGGACTCTGTTCACTACCACCCGACTCTCATCAG CTCTTAAATTCACAGACAAACACGAATGGATAcgagtagagggagaggtagggacgGTTGGCATCAGCAAATTTGCTCAG GAGGCTCTAGGAGATGTGGTGTACTGTGGACTACCAGAGGTTGGCACACAGCTGGCACAGACTG ATGAATTTGGAGCATTGGAGAGTGTGAAGGCAGCCAGTGAGCTGTACTCTCCTCTAACCGGGGAAGTCACAGAGGTCAACACACTCCTGGCAGACAACCCCGGCCTCGTCAACAAGTCCTGCTACAAAGACG GATGGCTGATGAAGATGACCATTGCTAACCCTAAGGAGCTGGATGCTCTGATGGATGAGAAGGCTTATGAGAGATACATCAGATCCATAGAAGACTAG